The sequence TTTCAATGTACAGCATGGAGAGACATACTGTGTCATTGACATTCTAATGACCTTTTCTGTCTGAAGTTCTTAAAAATCAGTGGTTTGATAAGGCTCATCACTGCAACACTTAAACTGACTTAGTGACAGAGATGGGGAAAGGTGCTACTGAAGTCCCCAGAGCACTTGTCTGTAATATTCTGGTGTGGCATAACAAGTTTTCTGCATGATAAATATTGTCAGGCTGCAAGTAATAACTACCTTTGCTACATCCTTAAGTTTGCTAATTTATCAGTCAAAAAAATAAGCTTCAGAGTTGCTTCTGAGGTTGAAAGCACTATCTAGTACATGCTGCACAAAAAATGCTAACAGCCAGTGTAAGGCTTTTAATGGTGTCTACCTTCCCACCAGTGCAACATGTGTAACTTCAGCTGTTGTCTACTCTCCTGAATGAAAAACTCTTGCATTTTTTGGAAAAACTAAgattcctcccctccctccccagccttaCAGAGAAGGCTGAAGCTTTAAGAACTTAGGAATTATTgacctaaggaaaaaaaaaacacacacacacaaaaaaacccaaaccaaaccaaaaccaaaaccaaaccaaaccaaaatcacaccaaaaccacaaaaaaacccccacaacaacaaaaagctacATCAAGGAGAACTGTAGTTCCCAGTAATGCTATAGTGTTTAGTGAAGAAAGCTAGgtaaaaacaaatgaagaaagCAGAGCTCTATTTCTACAGCAGAACACAGCTGTTTCATTAAGTAATGACTGTATGTCTCCAGTTTCCTCTAAGACGAGGAGATACAGCTTTAGACTTGTGTGGACTTGGTATAATTCCTAGTTTTTGAGACCTTAGACTGtttcaaaataccttttaaaactAATGCATTTTGTCAGTTATCTTAAACTCCTTATTAAAAATGGTCTGCTCTAGCTACTCATGGCATCTTGTGCTGTCATCTAGGAGAGGCTATTGCTATTATTCAGAGGGAatcataaatattaattatgcTGTATAAATCTGAAGTTAGACATGTTCTCTGTCCCAAACACTTCAGGCTGAAGAGAGACAGGATACATTAACACAGCAtaagatacaggaaaaaaaaaaaaacaaaacaaaccacatgtCAAAGGAGGGAGTGTGATAAAATGAAAGGGAGAGAACTAATCAAGGGCTGAGATCGTAGAAGTGTGCAGAAGGTTTTTAGCTGTGCAAATAGTGGAAGTTCTGATGATACCAAATGGATATAAGAGGGCTTATTAAGTGAGCAagtggagtagaggggggaggagaaaggagggagaCAGTGTGACAAGCAAACAGAGTGAGATTCTGAAGCAGAAAGATGAGGACAGTGTATTTATCAGCTGTGATAGACAGTTACAAGACTGTGACACCAGAAGGAAATACAAACTGAATTTCCTGCTTGACTCTTTCACTGGTTCCCAGAGCGGAAAGCTGCAGAAGGGCACTATAGTGTTCTCTGCTTTATGCCAGTTTTTTGTGTTACCAACAATCCTTGGTGTGTTTTAGGATGGATTCAGGGTTTCTCATGTCCTTTCAGGGCACTTTTCTTGCAAACATTTATCGGAGTGACAAATGGGACTAATGACCCAATGGTTAAGTCCAACCAATGCACCTTTCAGAAGCAAGGGGGGGATGGCACAGCTAAGAACTTGTTCTGTGAGTTGTAACGTGCTCCCTAATACCATCAAttatctaaaattaaaaaacagatacATGTTACTCCTAACCCTCATTTTCACTAGCTCTAGTCTAGGTTTAGCCTTGGTAGCCAACAAGCTCAGTCAGTCAGACCCCTGTCCTATTTCAGTCTCTAGAGCTACATAATTGCTAAAAAAATTGCCAACTCCTTCTCTGttcacatcttttcttttttgcccaGTGGAAGCTGgtctcagctgaaaaaaaatcaattatacATTTCAATACAAAAGTCATTCGAGCCTTCACTATAGAAGTAATAAGGCATTTTATTATCAAGAGCCCTGCATTCACAATATCCCCTTTCGAAAGAAAACACCCCTTCCTTCCCATTTTTTATGAGGCTAATTTGTAGTATGTCACCACTGTGAGACTTCTGAATGTGTTCAGAACAAGACAATAAGAGTAAGCCACAAATGAATGATGTGTAGTAAAAATCAATAAACCTTATAACTAGTCACTAAGGGAACTGATTTTATgcctataaaaataaaacaattatagCAATATTAATGGCAGATTCATCATAGTAATATAAAAAGTCCAAGTGTGCTTGTCTGTTGGGAATCTTTAATTCATCCTCTGTATTAAGAATTCACAAGGTAGAAGAAATGGAACCGACTTCAAGAACAAGCTTTAACTTGCAGTAATTCACcctgtcaaaaaaaaaccaaacaaaccacaaacccaagaaaaacagtaaaactttaaaaacagtttCGTCAATCAATATAACTGGGATATGAAGGAAAAGACCAAAGTTAAAGCCTCAAAAACTTGACCAgtaaatttcattattttttatgtcatGATTAGTGATTTCATATGACTGTGCACTGTGTTAACCACATTGTAACAAATAGGTGGTATTACCAcataaaatacttattttgtgGCAATGCAGGTTAAGCCAGGTTAAGCACAGCAagtgctacttttttttttttttctttttaaattgacAGGTCCTCTTGTTTTAGGCATGAACTCCTTGGGAGGGGGGCAACAcagataaaatagaaaaaatttGCCTATCATTTATagcacacagagctgctctAAAACAGGTATTAGAGATTCAAGTTCCACTAATACCATCCAAGGTGTTACTATGGGCCTTTTCTGAGCCTATCAGGGTCAACAGAAAAGAGGTCCAGTGCCATCTGGCTTGAGCCCTGCATCACGTGCTGGGAGAGGACAAGGCCACAGGCCCAGCAAGGACACACAGGAGGTCTGCAGGTGCACACCAGTAACTGAGGCCCCGAGAAAACCTCTGGGGATGCAGACTAGTAGCTGtgtggcagctgcagcctctgttATGACACATCTTTCAAAGTGGCCCATAGACACCACAAAAGTACAAATCCAACTTCTTCTTCATTCTGATTGCCAAATTGTTTAAGGCAggtataaaaatgaaagcattcaatacacattttacataaaataaactACATTACAGCATAAAACAAGTAAACAGGCAATGGCATTAAAGTCTCTCTTCTAAACCGGGTAAttgtaaacattaaaaaaaagattgcaGGACTATTCAAGTAATAGAACAATCACAGATGTCTTCTGGTATGCAGGCTATTAGGTTATCTGCCATTCAAGAttataaaaaaagacatttcattaTTCACAGAAGCTCATTATCTCCATTTAAAATCTATACATTATATACAACACAGTTTTTGTGGTACTAGGATCCCCATGCCTTCCAAAGGTATATTTTTCACAATACACAATTACAATGAAACAGTGAATACAGTAACATTTTACACTGATGCATCTTAATAGGAGCCACCAAATAGACATCTACATTGTACCAAAGTGTCATCACAGTTAGCCTCTCTGAGAGCTTGTGGGAAATACCAGAAGGGTATGCAAGGTTCAGGCACACTGATAcataacattatttatttacaattggaaagaaaagtaagggggaaaaaaaaggaagaagagaaaagaaacaaacatccTTTTGCAGTTAACACTTTCTAAACATGACAAATACGTATCTCCTTTTACTGTGTGGTTCGCAACTTAGCAGCAGACCCTGTGTGCGAGCCTTGGTACGGatacaaaaaaagtaaagaatatatatatttttatatatatatgtatatatatatatatacgcatatatatatatataaaaacagaaGTCTAATTACAGCAACATTTGTTACTCTGTGATAAAATCTGCAatttacaaaaatgaaatgACTGGTTTTTGCCTGCCATCAAGGCATTTCAAATTAACACCATGGAACTGATGTCTGTAATAAAGCGCTTCCTCATGTGATCCAGTCACATGACAATGTACATCCCCAAACTCATtctctgaaaagagaaagaagaatgtTTTAGTATGCAGTACCCCTTCctcctaatttttttctgcacctCAGATACACCATGAAATCAAATCCCTCCCCGGCCAGGAAAAACATACTAATAAGTAACCTGTGCTGGGATTTATCTTCTGGATTGTGACAGCCTAGCATCCATTGCTCTTTCAGGGTTACAAACTTTCTCACTCAAAAAATTTCAGCTAAGAGCCCTACATGTTCACCTGCTTTCAGAGTCAGGTTTCAGAAAGACACTCATAACTATGCAATGTTACAGTACTATTTAATACACTAAACTCTGAGGCTTAATATGGCAGTCATGAAAGAAACCTTAATCTTAAGGGTGCTTTATGTTTTTCACTTGAGGTGGCATCATTATAATACAAAAGATAATATCTTCCTCTTGAAGAGTAAGGATGAACACTGAAGAGTAAATTCTACTGAAAATCTAGTAAATAACCAAGGGGTAAATGCATAGAATGGTTATGTAACTTAAATACAATATCACCCTTAACAGACTCCCAAGTAAGCATCTCTGAAACCAAAATCAGCAAACCAGGCAGACTTGCAGAATAGGTAAGTTTTCCTGGTAGTACATGGATCTAACTGAACATGaagtttttataaaaaatttGGATCTTAAATCGTATTTCATAATTACTTGGTTTTATCCTAATATCAATCCTTAAAACATAATCTATGGaaaacatcagaagaaagaCTACTTGTTCCTTCTTAATGATCTATGGTACAGTTAAAGGACGCAACTAGGGACAAAATGTCACCTTGACGAAAATAAAACTACATTTAACCCAAAGTCTTAAGTTTTTTCTCAATCCTTAAAAACTGTGTCCTACAAGGAACTGCAGACCTTCAGGCTATAAAATCtattctttgctttctcctctttatggtaaaatatataatttgaGATTTACTGGCTATTTAATTTACCTTCTTTGTGCAGGAAACATACCAGATGCAGATGCCTGAGCAGCCACCTGCTGAGTGGCAACAAGGGCAGCAGAGGTCAAACCtgagggaaagaagaaacaagggAAGGTTGATGTTgttttaatggatttttgtGCACAAATGTTAGGAAGCACCTCTAAggcaaacagacaaaaaagccTCAACACCAGAAAAATGCTGGTTTAAACGCTACATAAATGGCAAATATGTCAGGCAACAGTGTTAAAACAGCCTGCTCAGTATGATCAATATGCCTTCAAATAGTGAACGGAATTGTTCTTgatagatattttaaaagaaaatacagcattccttcttactgtttttctttccaagtacTGCACTGCATGATGCTAAGTGGCTTGTACAAGGCTCCTGAAGAGGAAGCTTAGTAGAAATAATAGGTACCAGGAAACAACAAGAATCAAAAGTCACAGTGAATTACAGAAATGACATGTCAGCTGCTCAGAATACAATCCTTTCATAATAACATCATTTTTACAGTTTTCCTACCGAACAAGCATaatgcatcccaaaaggcaTATGGAATCACTGAATCAAACTGAGAAATGTCAAGACttttacacaggaaaaataactgCCAAGGCACCAAATGAACATAATGAATTAATGCCACTTAGCCACCAACTGATAGCACATACTTTGAGGCATGGGAAGAAATCTCCTTTTAATTCAGCTAGAGTCCAGGGTTAGAGAAAAGCAGTCAAAGACTGGTATAAAACCTAGGGAGAATGAATCGTATCttactgtgctgctttttcccTGACTGCAACTTTGTGCACTGCATTTGACAAAACACAAAGAGGCCCTTTTCAGACGGTCAAATTATAACAAGCTCAAATCCTTGTGACTGCAATGCCTTGTACATAAAATATGTTCAGTATAAAAAGCTTTTGTCTTTGCTACACTTCTTTCATTGCTTACACAACCCTAATTATACCcaaaaaaaaggttgttttgtttggatttttgaCTGCCTTTCAGACAGTTAATGTTGGTTTGCAGTAAGAATCAAAACATTCATTTGAATGACAGCCTAACTGGTACATCTTTAATAATGTTCTAACACCCAgttttttggaaacaaaactggGTATTTCTCAGGTATGAAGCTATTCATTTGCTGTTAGTCTAGGCTATGAATTTGCAAGCCTTCTTCCTAAACGCAAAGTACTTGTGTTATAATAAGGgtatctctttttaaaattattcatgtAGACATGATTTCCAATGTGAAAGTGACAACTCCATGAGGCAAGTTAATCCCACTATGGGAAATCTTCTGCTCACCTTGAAATGGGTCATACTGTCCAGGTATAAGAGGGTAGCCCATCCCAACATGTGTGTGATGGTGCGTATGGAGATGCCGCTGGCTAAAAGGAGAATGACGatctctttccctctctgcttcccGCTCACGCTCAGTTGCTGATTTTTCCACAGGCTAGCAACAGAAAATGAGTCAAAAGTAATGTGAGAATTTTAAAAGggacaacaaaaccaaacttgcCATTACCTGGCAACAACCATTTGAATTATGATGCTTATTTTTTCTGAGGAGGAATTCTCTCTACTGAATTATTTGCACTTGATTCTAATCTAAAGCTTGTGTATCTGGCTAGTGGGAGACTTAGCAAGGCACAGAGATTTTGAGGCAACACACTACAGCTTGAAACCATCATGATGACTTCTAGTTTTGGGCTCACTTAATCTTGGGTGACTTGCCATGCCTGAACAACCTAGATGAGCTGCTGAAAGATGATGTAAATTAATCCTTAGCCTTTTTTAATGCACTCTGGGGATCAAGCCTGCTTGAATATCAAGAAAgcccttttaaaattaaaatctgactCAGTGACTTGCTCACAATTAACAACCAAATAGCTCACTAGCACCAACTTACCTGGAAGTAAAGTAACAGTATTTGCTCCCATGTGGAAATGTTCAGAAATTAGGGCTAGTAATCTGCTATATGGAAGATATGGCTTCTTGGCAAATATAGGGAGGGCATATTACCAAATCCCACATCCAACTTCTCATTTCACTATCTGTTTCCAAAGAGGAGCTTTCTGTTTAAATGCAGTAAACTTGTGCACCAGGATGTATCTCTGAACTATGTTTCTATTTTAGTTCATTCATTTAAGATAGGAAGACTTTGAGCACAGAACTGTGTTATCTGTGTCATTTCCTGTTTATGCCTTGGAAGCATCCTGACtataaattgcttttattttaagcagTACTCTAAAGAAGAATCATGCATTTCGAGCTTGATGCCAGATTGTGTGAATCTTAAAATTATGTTCTCTACCCCTCCCCATATGTACCACTCTTCAGTAACAACAGATGAAGCCTTACAACAGGAGACTTGCTGCGATACTGGCTGGCATGCTGCTGGAGCAAATCCAGTGCTTTGGACTCAGTGGTTGATTTTGCATTGATGCTCGGGCTGGTATTGACTTTCTCCGCTTCTTCTCTCCCTGACATCTTCCCATAAACTGGATAATGAAATCCTGGAGAGAGATAGGCCCCTGCAGGTAAACAATAAATATCATATCAAgttactgtttttaaattttggcTATATCAAGTTGGGAGGGGATGCCAGGACAGTGGATAACTCAAAAATCAATCACGTGACTACCAAATAGCATCTTTGCTCTTCAATTTCTTCACCTAATTTACTCTGATGAATGGAGGTTATAAAGAGGGTTGAATTGATAGCCATTTCAGACATTTATGGGTCCTCTTTAAGTGAAAGGAATAGTAACTATAATGGCTCTGGCAGTAACTgcttagaatatttttataggCAATAAACTATCTGTCAGTCTAACAGCAATAGCTGACTGTCAAGGGTTGAGAAAACTGTAGCTGGGAACTGTGACAGTTCATAAAAGGAACATCTTGTATTAAATTAGTTTCATCTACAGAACTTTCCCTAGTGGAAgcacaagcaaaacaaatgtcACCCATGAAGTTTCTAATTTATCCTAGCTACTAACAGAAATACTAAAATGCAGACTTTACTGCACTTGGAGGGTGTAAATCTTAACTAGTGTGCAAGGCAAGTTTCAGAATACATACCAGGATAGCTGTGCATTAGGACAGGAGAGACTGCGCGATAGGCTGGATGGTTAGGATCGTACATCTGTGGATAAGGATAAGCATGCAAGTACTGGATATATGACTGATGCTGACTCATTGGTGAGGAAACTGCTACTCTAGCACCCCGAGAGTCCTTCCAATTTACAGGAGTCTTTCGATCATCGTTTTTTATCTTGTTCTCATCCACTGATTGAGAATCAGAACGCTTGACCTCTTTAGGCTCCTCTTTAATGCTTGCTAATGAGACAGGAAGGTTAGGCAGGGAACTTTCCTTGTTAGGTGTTTTTCTAGGGCTGTcttcttttaactttttctcACGATCGAGTTCTTCTGATTTTTGCTGATCAAGGTATTTTGGCTGATACACATAATGATGCCATGTTCGTGAATCTGGATCCTaatatgcaggaaaaaaaaaatgttctaaacTTAAGATGTTGAATTAAGGCTGTTATTCATATTTCCCATACTTCAGTTAATGTATTTTGAACAGCTGTTTTAATAACATATCCGTATAACATAGAGGAGAGGTTTGCTTGCTACAGAGTACCTTGAGCTCAAAGTCAAACTAACATTCCTATGAAGTAGCAAGAGACTTTTATCAAAATTTAATTCAATTGCTTCATCTTATATCCTTCTTCATGCCTTTAACCCGCTTAATCATGAAATACATATGCATTGTATTAAAGTTCTGAGACCACACTattcataaaacattttaattaaagccCACAGAGATTTTCCCACAAGAGAgcaaaaaatatctgtgaacCACAGAATTAAAGCTGGCTAATGATATGCCAGATCACCTAGATTAGCACCTAGATTATCTGGAACAATTAACCTGAAAAACTCATCTAGCTGGAAAGATGCTCATGCTGCCTTTGGTATTACAAACATTCAAGAATCAGTGGAAAATAGACATTAAAGCAGACTTTGTCAGTTGACAGTCTTATTTCAAGTTTGTAAAATTACCTATGAATAAGTACTTACAGGATGAGGACCACATTGTTTAAATAACATGTACAGGATATCATAATAACACTTTTGCATAATATATTACATAGACCAGTTTATAAACACATTCTAGAATTAGGTAAATGAGGTTTTCACAAGGCTACATCAAACCAGTGCTACGCAGTAACAGGAAGACTTCTGTCTTTCTAATAAAGGATCTGCAAGAGCTAACTGTAAACATTGTCTCCAGTTGATACACATTTATGGCACATGCAACAGAAACATAAGTACACAACTAGATGCTTGTAGACTCTGGTTCAAATACTCATGTCAGCAGAAATCTTGTCCTGTTTGGGGCTGTACCATGCCACTTTAGAGCTCCCTAAATCCCACACACCTGACCCCACTGCATCTTGAAAGACAGCATATAAGGGTGAAGTCTGGAATGTACTGTATACCAGAACATGAAAGCATCAAGCATCGAGGCTCCAGTTCAGAGCACAGAGACAACGGAATTGCCTTGACTGAAAGCAATGTGACAACTAAGAAGGTCAGCACGAAGCCACTGGATGAAATTCTGgttccactgaagtcaatggcaaAACTATCACAGACTTCAATGGAAAGAGGATTTCATCCATTGTGCAAGTCTGTAGGGGCTTGAGGCTGGttgaggagagaagaggaactTAACTGCTTCAAAAAGGTCACCTTGGGTTAAGATAAAGAGCTGAGCTTCAAGCCAACTCTTCAAAGACTCAGCTCACCCATCTTTAGTAAATGCCAACTGtcatttaacaaaaaagaaacacttcaaACCATGTTTAAAATCTACTCTAAGTCCTCTCCCAATGAAAGCTGCTTATCTTGcttaaaatttttcatttccGAACTAAGCAAATTGCTTAGAGTTTACATCTAAAAGAGACATCTAATTCTATTTTATTCAtgcatgtaattttaaatagtcTATTCAGATCTTAAACCTGGCTTCTGTCACTGCATtgctacattatttttttccttttcaaacagCTCAACTGAAAGGTCTATCAGTCTATTGACAGACTACAGTACTATCCAGCATGAAAAAAGCATGGCAGAGCTTGTTTGGATGTGAAGGCAGAAGAACACAGCACAATCAGTGACAAAATTTCACATGACTCAATGATAAATCAAGACACTCTTGTTCCATTTCCTGTGGTCTCACCTGTTTAAATCTTGTGGTTGGATCTCCTCCTGCTTGCTTCATGGAGTCCATAACAGATTTCATCTCCACAGCCTCCTTTATGACCTGGTGGTTTTCCATTTGTTTGGCTTTGAAAGTGTCAgactgaagctgctgctggtgatTGGAAAGGATCTGTGATTTGCTTGCTTCCTCACCTTTGTTAGGGACTGATGACGTTACTTTAGTGTTATTTTTGCTGGACTCCGGAGTTGAAGGGGCCTTTGAAATAGTGGCAGATGGAATATTCTTCTGCTTGTTGTCATCCTTTCCAATATCCTTCAAGGGGGGgtcatttttcctttcacattcCCTCCCAGTTTGTGccattttctgttctgctaGTCTCTGGTCCTCATAGTATTTTTCATACTGCTGCCTGTAAGCTGGATTAGAGGCCATTAGGGACTTTTGGTCCATATAGAGCCCATAGGCATACTGTCCATAATAAAGTGACTGAGCAAGTGCAGGGTGTCTTTGCGTTATTACTGACTGATGTTGTGGCTGCAAATTAGAGGAAGTGCTTTCACTTTTCTTGGCATCTGATAGTTCtagcttctctttcttttcagcttcttcctcagcctcttttttGATCTTCAGCCCCTGTGGGGTActgctgttcccagctgctggggcacTGACCTGTCCAGAGTGCATGTAGCTTGGGGAATAATAAGGATCGTAGCCATGGTAATAGGGAGAATGGGACTCTTTCGCTTGAGCCGATTGTGCTGTGGTTGAAGAATGTCCTTTTACAACACTGTCCTTATTAGAAATAATATCTGACGGAGAGCTGGCCTTTGACCTCATGCCTTCTGACCTGCTGTCAGAGCCACCATCATCAGCTGCATCAGAAATATCTGAGTAAGCAGGGCTGTTGGTTTTAGTAGCTGTGCTATCTGCACCGTTTTGTGTCAACACGTGCAGTGGCGCCATGGCAGATTGTCCATTCACCAAAGTGCTGCATTCCATCCTGGAGGCACTCCCTATGGAAGGGCTGGGTGCATTGTCTGTGAATGTGTAAACCTTATCAGCTTCAGCCTTAATACTTGCCATCCTGCTCTCTTGAGACTCAGATAGTCCATTAGCTAGCACTTCATTCTTGTTAAGATGgtcctttaaaaaatgtccaGGTAAGTCTTTCCCAGACCCTTTTGAATCCTCCAGCTTTCCCAGCTTAGAATCCATCTTCGGGCTTCCCGTCTCTTTACTTTCTTTGTCCTTCAGCTTTcgcttctcctttttctttttgtctttgagTGATGTGAGAGCTGGGTTTACAGTGCTTGGCTCTCCCATAATTGTGGGCTTTGGTTGAATAGGTTTTAGCGGAGGGCTCTTTGGTGTAGCCTGAACAATAGTAGTTGTTAGAGAGGGCAGTCCCGGTATTGTCCCTGTAGTGGTGGTTGTAAAGGCTGTAGTAGGTATAGCTATTAACTGGGGAGGAGTTGGTGCTGGCGCTGGGGCAATGGGCCTAGctgttttcagtttggaaagGTTTTTATCCACTTTGCAATTGTTCGATTTCTTGCCTTTATCACCCAAACTCTTCTTGTCAATTAACCCTTCAGCCTCCAATTTTGGCATTTCGGTTTGCAAACTGCAGTCTGCAACAGAGCAATTATCCAGTGTGGCTGACATATTAGAAATTACTGGAAGGCTGTTCAATTCATTGTTCAGACCCTTTCTTTTGCCAGAATTCTTGCCAGTTTTGGAACTCATAACTGAACCAGGGCCATTACTTGTCAGTTCCCTTTTTCCCTTAGGGGTTCCTGGGGTAGTGATGGAGGAAGGAGATGACGGTGCTTTCAGTGGATCAAAGCCTGGCAAATTTGTGCTTGGCTCACTGCATTCAAGTGCTACATTACTCAGTGCTTCCTCACAGTCTGAAATTTTGTCTTCACTGTCAGGCTCAAACTCCAGTTTGTTTTCTGGGTCTAAATGTGCATGAGCCTGATGGTATCGTAGTCCATTAATGTGCTTGTACTTTTTGTTGCAGTTGGGGTGAGGACAATCAATCAGCACTGGAGAGGAGCAGCCTTGGTCCAAAAAAGTAGACTCAAGTTTTCCCTGTGGGGTGGTGGGAGTGCTTCTAGAGTTTGTACGAACACGTTTACCAGATTTATTGTCCTCTGAACTGGAGTTCAAATCTAGCTCCATTTGAGGCTTAGTCTTCCTCTTGTTTGTAGATGAGGGGCTGGCTTTAACTTCATCCATGGCACAGTTTGGGGGGGTCCTGCGCCCACTTGAGTTAAGGCtgcccctcctccccttcccattGGCACCACCTCGATTCTTACTCTGAAGTCCTCTGGACTCTGCAAAGCTTGCATCATTCCCAGgtacagctgcagctgcagctgaccTTGCCCGCTTTCCCCTGCCCCGTCCTCCACGCATTTCCAGGTCACTTGTTGGCGATTCACAAAACCTATATAAACAAGAGATCTCATCAGAAGGACCTGTGAACTGAATAAATACCAAAACAACACCACTTCCCATAACAGAACTTTCATACATGTTAAAAGAAAGACGTTTTTGTTCCAAATGAGAATGTCTCAAAGGGAGAGTCattaaaaaaggacaaaaaagttAAGTAGAAGACCATCTAATTAGATCAATAGTGAGAAAAAAGTTCCAAACTTACAGAAACACATCTTTAATTTGCCATCTCACTGAATCCCATGtatttccccttccccttcaaaaacacaaatcaaaaagaaataaaaactccCACCCCATGTTATCAGTGGGGAACAGAGAGTTATTAATTTCACTGGTGCATGTTTTCAATTACAACCAGTTGCTTTTTATTAATCTCTGTACAGCCTCTTGACAGAGATTGGTGGTGAAAATACAGCAGGATAATAACAGACTGAATGATTGCCTACCTAGGAGGGGCCCAGTCATGCTTTGTGCAGTCCAGCAGCGTTCCCACGTAAGTCTTATTCCTCCACGTAACATTTACCACTAGGACACCTGCcagtaagagaaaaacaaagtattatCACAGTCAGAACAATAATTGGAGTAGGCCTCTTGttatgctctttttttcatcttttcactCCTTCCTCACAAAGTGAGAGCTTTATTCTCATTTGCTTTCCAACACTGTGGTCTaaactcttcctctttcctggTTTCAGTGACTTCAAGCTAAATCCCACAAGAAATACagcaaacaacaaagaacaagagtgtgtgtgcatgtgtatgcGTGTAAGAGGcagtgtgtgtgcctgtgtgacTGTGTGTGTAGTCAAGATACAGCTGACTGAAGGAAATGGGTTTTGCTACGTCCTGCTGTAAAACAGCAACACTCATCTCTTAATTTTGCTATTACAGCACATAATTGCTTTTGCTTGGCAGCCAGCCAGCATAAACTAAGCACCAGTTACAGTGTCGAAATCAGTAGGTAACTAAGAAGAATTTGCTTTGGACA is a genomic window of Apus apus isolate bApuApu2 chromosome Z, bApuApu2.pri.cur, whole genome shotgun sequence containing:
- the ZNF608 gene encoding zinc finger protein 608 isoform X2; translation: MSLNTSTAGKGVDPNAVDTYDSGDDWEIGVGNLIIDLDADLEKDRQKFEMNNSTHTTSNSNTSSKDCGGLASSGANATSALADGLKFASVQPSAPQGNSLHKETSKSKVKRSKTSKDANKSLPSAALYGIPEISSAGKRQEVQGRPGEATGMNSALGQSVSSNPNGNSNNTSNTTIASCGKNKEEKPGKALGSRGSKRDKDAGKSRKDKQHDLQQGHPNGNGGGSSQAPPGHLYGFGAKGGSGGSSSPFHSTSSAMGEVSKSTQDSGLMGNSILVKKEEEEEESHRRIKKLKTEKVDPLFTVPAPPPPISSSITPQILPSYFSPSSSNIAAPVEQLLVRTRSVGVNTCEVGVVTEPECLGPCEPGTSVNLEGIVWHETEEGVLVVNVTWRNKTYVGTLLDCTKHDWAPPRFCESPTSDLEMRGGRGRGKRARSAAAAAVPGNDASFAESRGLQSKNRGGANGKGRRGSLNSSGRRTPPNCAMDEVKASPSSTNKRKTKPQMELDLNSSSEDNKSGKRVRTNSRSTPTTPQGKLESTFLDQGCSSPVLIDCPHPNCNKKYKHINGLRYHQAHAHLDPENKLEFEPDSEDKISDCEEALSNVALECSEPSTNLPGFDPLKAPSSPSSITTPGTPKGKRELTSNGPGSVMSSKTGKNSGKRKGLNNELNSLPVISNMSATLDNCSVADCSLQTEMPKLEAEGLIDKKSLGDKGKKSNNCKVDKNLSKLKTARPIAPAPAPTPPQLIAIPTTAFTTTTTGTIPGLPSLTTTIVQATPKSPPLKPIQPKPTIMGEPSTVNPALTSLKDKKKKEKRKLKDKESKETGSPKMDSKLGKLEDSKGSGKDLPGHFLKDHLNKNEVLANGLSESQESRMASIKAEADKVYTFTDNAPSPSIGSASRMECSTLVNGQSAMAPLHVLTQNGADSTATKTNSPAYSDISDAADDGGSDSRSEGMRSKASSPSDIISNKDSVVKGHSSTTAQSAQAKESHSPYYHGYDPYYSPSYMHSGQVSAPAAGNSSTPQGLKIKKEAEEEAEKKEKLELSDAKKSESTSSNLQPQHQSVITQRHPALAQSLYYGQYAYGLYMDQKSLMASNPAYRQQYEKYYEDQRLAEQKMAQTGRECERKNDPPLKDIGKDDNKQKNIPSATISKAPSTPESSKNNTKVTSSVPNKGEEASKSQILSNHQQQLQSDTFKAKQMENHQVIKEAVEMKSVMDSMKQAGGDPTTRFKQDPDSRTWHHYVYQPKYLDQQKSEELDREKKLKEDSPRKTPNKESSLPNLPVSLASIKEEPKEVKRSDSQSVDENKIKNDDRKTPVNWKDSRGARVAVSSPMSQHQSYIQYLHAYPYPQMYDPNHPAYRAVSPVLMHSYPGAYLSPGFHYPVYGKMSGREEAEKVNTSPSINAKSTTESKALDLLQQHASQYRSKSPVPVEKSATEREREAERERDRHSPFSQRHLHTHHHTHVGMGYPLIPGQYDPFQGLTSAALVATQQVAAQASASGMFPAQRR